From one Deinococcus cellulosilyticus NBRC 106333 = KACC 11606 genomic stretch:
- a CDS encoding Crp/Fnr family transcriptional regulator, giving the protein MQLRKGEEFVFCPQENQEYVVKSGVLVRPHLVSDRMRVHVQYLLPGDVFGRDVLASGRMDQVVYEALTPAEVLSSGPDGESVARQLDRSMMIAGLLSVPVAITRVAAFLLWASGTPLFSKVDGALVCNLSHEVLSECVRLGREHTTKVLNEVQGCGGVKLGYRRLELTDFRALEDLVHQHN; this is encoded by the coding sequence ATGCAATTGAGAAAAGGTGAAGAGTTCGTGTTTTGCCCTCAAGAGAATCAAGAGTATGTGGTGAAGTCAGGGGTGTTGGTGCGTCCTCACCTGGTTTCAGACCGCATGCGAGTACATGTGCAGTATTTGCTTCCTGGGGACGTGTTTGGTCGGGATGTGCTGGCATCAGGCCGCATGGATCAGGTGGTGTATGAGGCTTTGACGCCTGCTGAGGTGCTTTCCAGTGGGCCGGATGGGGAGAGCGTTGCCCGACAGCTGGACCGGTCCATGATGATTGCTGGTTTGCTATCGGTGCCGGTTGCCATCACGCGGGTCGCTGCGTTTTTGCTCTGGGCCTCTGGAACGCCCCTGTTTTCCAAGGTGGATGGGGCATTGGTGTGTAACCTGTCCCATGAAGTGCTCTCAGAGTGCGTGCGCTTGGGCCGTGAGCACACCACCAAGGTGCTCAATGAGGTGCAGGGTTGTGGAGGTGTGAAGCTGGGCTACCGGCGTTTGGAGCTCACTGACTTCCGTGCTTTGGAAGACCTGGTTCACCAGCACAATTGA
- a CDS encoding single-stranded DNA-binding protein: MNAGYISGLLKGDVDLRYTPNGVAIASLQLVGERTNNEGRTVFSSIKVQFFDKQAERYAETLRDGDPLMAYADVRYRSWETSEGEKAHTINVNGKKILRVLEPETRDTEFGPVLCNCINHFTFIGNTTLAPELKYTPAGDAYCSTSVAYSIWDFKQKEETSHYIKVKAWREQANALVKARKGQPLLVEGPLAWASWTAPNGDPRGELQLVAEDFTLLDFIRTDAASTSRPTLKPKLDIDDNTGQDDLLPEEDLPF; encoded by the coding sequence ATGAATGCCGGATACATCAGCGGCCTCCTCAAAGGGGATGTGGACCTGCGGTACACCCCCAATGGGGTAGCCATTGCCTCCCTACAACTGGTGGGGGAGAGGACCAACAACGAAGGCCGCACCGTCTTCAGCAGCATCAAAGTCCAGTTCTTCGACAAGCAAGCAGAACGCTACGCTGAAACCCTCAGGGACGGCGATCCCCTCATGGCCTACGCAGACGTGCGCTACCGGTCCTGGGAGACCAGTGAAGGGGAAAAAGCCCACACCATCAACGTCAACGGCAAAAAAATCCTGCGCGTGCTGGAACCCGAAACCCGAGACACCGAATTCGGGCCGGTGCTGTGCAACTGCATCAACCACTTCACCTTCATCGGCAACACCACCCTGGCCCCTGAACTGAAGTACACCCCTGCAGGGGACGCTTACTGCAGCACCTCAGTTGCTTACAGCATCTGGGACTTCAAGCAGAAAGAAGAAACCTCCCACTACATCAAAGTCAAAGCCTGGCGCGAGCAGGCAAATGCCCTCGTCAAAGCACGCAAAGGACAACCCCTCCTGGTGGAAGGCCCACTGGCCTGGGCATCCTGGACGGCACCCAACGGAGACCCCCGCGGTGAACTGCAACTCGTTGCAGAAGACTTCACCCTGCTCGACTTCATCAGGACAGATGCAGCCAGCACCAGCAGACCCACCCTCAAACCCAAACTGGACATTGATGACAACACAGGCCAGGATGACCTTCTCCCTGAAGAAGACTTGCCCTTTTGA
- a CDS encoding restriction endonuclease subunit S: MQLLEEHFDAAFNAPDGIRKLRELILTLGMQGKLVEQDPSDPPASELLKEIETKKRKLVESKKIKLPRKLPPIDISEVPFDLPPGWEWIRLGELGVINPRNNAEDDLDVGFVSMSMISSDIGVDHSFETRKWKDIKTGFTHIANGDIALAKITPCFENAKSCVFKNLPNGIGAGTTELHVFRNSFGAVEPLYLLNFLKNPKYIADAIPFMTGTAGQRRVPTEYFTQTLFPLPPLPEQRRIVTKIDQLMARCNEIEALRISREHKRQSVHGSALNALLSATEPETFAQAWGFLRAHFGDLHQTPKDIEELRQAVIQLAVMGKLVPQDPSDPPARILIDDINNERQRLISLGKIKSYKPLPNVSVEEMPFQIPQGWEWVRLNTITAISGGITKGRNLTNRKIVELPYLRVANVQRGYLVLSEMKNIELPVDEIEKYILRKGDLLITEGGDWDKVGRTAIWQGEIDTCVHQNHVFKARKILATQNELWLEKFLNSQFCRIYFAGASKQTTNLASINMTQLQNCPIALPPLLEQHRIISRLNHLISLCNKLDKVLKAQTSKQSEILNALMSTLIPSSVPSLQRAPIRSAKLPKAHDSLEGSALPQSEFESLHLESLSALPIKRRGRPAKKTSASLRPAIPSAANEAEAIRMLENMKLERALGTRQNSLFDLED, from the coding sequence ATGCAACTGCTCGAAGAACATTTTGACGCTGCCTTTAATGCACCTGATGGAATAAGAAAGCTCAGGGAATTAATTCTGACTCTAGGGATGCAGGGAAAACTAGTAGAGCAAGATCCAAGTGATCCACCAGCAAGTGAATTGCTGAAAGAGATAGAGACTAAGAAGCGTAAATTGGTAGAATCAAAAAAAATAAAGCTTCCTAGAAAATTGCCTCCTATCGATATTAGTGAAGTTCCCTTCGATTTGCCTCCTGGCTGGGAGTGGATTCGATTAGGTGAATTAGGTGTTATTAATCCTCGTAACAACGCTGAAGATGATTTAGATGTAGGTTTTGTGTCAATGTCAATGATTTCTTCCGATATAGGGGTAGATCATAGCTTTGAAACAAGAAAGTGGAAAGATATCAAAACAGGATTCACTCACATTGCTAATGGCGATATTGCTCTTGCAAAAATAACACCATGCTTTGAAAATGCAAAATCATGTGTATTTAAAAATCTTCCCAATGGAATTGGGGCCGGGACAACAGAGCTTCATGTGTTTCGAAATTCATTCGGAGCTGTAGAGCCGTTATATTTACTTAATTTCCTGAAAAATCCTAAATATATTGCTGATGCTATTCCATTTATGACAGGAACGGCAGGTCAGAGGCGTGTGCCCACTGAGTACTTTACTCAAACACTTTTCCCTCTCCCTCCTCTCCCTGAACAGCGCCGTATCGTGACCAAGATCGATCAACTCATGGCACGTTGTAATGAAATCGAAGCACTGCGTATCTCACGGGAGCATAAGCGTCAGAGCGTTCATGGTTCTGCTTTGAATGCTCTGTTGAGTGCCACCGAACCAGAGACGTTTGCTCAAGCTTGGGGGTTTCTGCGTGCTCACTTTGGTGATCTTCATCAAACACCCAAAGATATAGAGGAATTACGGCAAGCTGTAATACAGCTTGCCGTAATGGGAAAACTGGTCCCTCAAGATCCCAGTGATCCACCTGCAAGAATTCTAATAGATGATATAAATAACGAAAGACAGCGACTTATATCCTTAGGTAAAATCAAATCATATAAACCACTACCTAACGTTTCTGTTGAAGAAATGCCTTTCCAGATTCCTCAGGGCTGGGAGTGGGTGCGGCTCAATACTATTACTGCAATAAGTGGTGGTATAACAAAGGGGAGAAATCTTACAAACAGAAAAATAGTAGAACTTCCCTACTTGAGAGTTGCTAATGTTCAACGCGGCTATTTAGTGCTAAGTGAAATGAAAAATATTGAATTACCCGTTGATGAGATTGAAAAATATATTTTACGAAAAGGTGATCTTTTAATTACTGAAGGTGGCGATTGGGATAAAGTAGGAAGAACTGCGATTTGGCAGGGCGAAATTGATACCTGCGTGCATCAAAATCATGTTTTCAAAGCTAGAAAAATTTTAGCTACTCAGAATGAATTATGGCTTGAAAAATTTCTAAATTCGCAATTTTGTCGTATTTATTTTGCTGGAGCCTCAAAGCAGACCACTAACTTGGCCTCAATAAATATGACTCAACTTCAAAACTGTCCCATTGCATTACCACCTTTGCTTGAACAGCACCGTATCATCTCCAGGCTTAACCATCTTATATCTCTATGCAATAAACTTGATAAGGTTTTGAAAGCTCAGACCAGTAAGCAGTCTGAGATTTTGAATGCCCTTATGTCAACCCTGATTCCATCTAGCGTTCCTTCGTTACAACGAGCACCAATAAGATCAGCAAAATTACCAAAAGCACATGATTCGTTAGAAGGAAGCGCATTACCTCAGTCTGAATTTGAATCCTTGCATTTGGAAAGTCTTTCTGCATTACCCATCAAACGCCGTGGACGACCTGCTAAAAAGACCTCTGCTTCTTTAAGGCCTGCAATACCATCAGCGGCGAATGAAGCTGAAGCTATTCGCATGCTTGAAAATATGAAACTTGAGCGTGCACTGGGAACTCGGCAAAATAGTCTTTTTGACTTGGAAGATTAG
- a CDS encoding type I restriction-modification system subunit M, with the protein MSINTLVKSVQDIMRKDTGVDGDAQRISQLVWLLFLKIFDDKEQEWELTIENYTSPLQPQHRWSAWASNPEGITGEELIDFVNNDLFPALKKLKGHSVPQGHVVGLIFEDAYNYMKSGTLLRQVINVIEEDLDFNSMQDRHLFNDIYEKILGDLQSAGNAGEYYTPRAVTQFMVDIIDPKLGEIILDPACGTGGFLTGVVDHLKKQAKTPADNLKIQENVRGVEKKPLPHQLAMTNMMLHGIDVPTQIRHDNTLARPLRDYRASERVDVVLANPPFGGIEENGIEFNFPSNYQTRETADLFMALIMHLLKDGGRAGVVLPDGFLFGEGVKTHIKKELLHSFNLHTIIRLPKGVFSPYTNIKTNILFFEKGTPTQDVWFFEHPYPEGYKSYSRTRPLTRAEFDREIEWWGGAARVDRQENEYAWKVSVDDIVARNYNLDIKNPHEVEVTHGDPTELMAEYLELTRQVQDAQQALKEELMAALGGGR; encoded by the coding sequence ATGTCCATCAATACCCTCGTAAAATCCGTGCAAGACATCATGCGCAAAGACACCGGTGTGGACGGTGACGCCCAACGCATCAGCCAGCTGGTATGGCTTTTGTTCCTGAAGATCTTTGATGACAAAGAACAAGAATGGGAACTGACCATCGAAAATTACACCTCCCCCTTGCAGCCCCAACACCGCTGGTCGGCCTGGGCGAGCAACCCTGAGGGCATCACAGGGGAAGAACTGATTGATTTCGTCAATAACGATCTCTTTCCTGCCCTTAAAAAGCTCAAAGGCCACTCTGTACCGCAAGGTCATGTGGTCGGGCTGATTTTTGAAGATGCCTACAACTACATGAAGTCTGGCACGCTCTTGCGGCAAGTCATCAACGTCATTGAAGAGGACCTTGATTTCAACTCTATGCAAGATCGACACCTCTTCAATGACATTTACGAAAAGATTCTTGGGGACCTGCAATCTGCCGGGAATGCAGGGGAGTACTACACACCCCGAGCCGTCACGCAATTCATGGTAGACATCATCGACCCAAAACTGGGTGAAATCATCCTTGATCCAGCTTGCGGTACAGGTGGCTTTCTGACCGGGGTGGTGGACCACCTCAAAAAGCAAGCCAAAACCCCAGCCGATAACTTGAAGATTCAAGAAAATGTGCGGGGTGTTGAGAAAAAGCCTTTGCCACACCAGTTGGCCATGACCAACATGATGCTACACGGTATTGATGTGCCTACACAGATCCGGCATGACAATACATTGGCCAGGCCCCTGCGGGATTACAGGGCAAGTGAAAGAGTGGATGTTGTGCTGGCTAACCCTCCTTTTGGTGGTATTGAGGAAAATGGCATCGAATTCAACTTCCCCAGCAATTACCAAACCAGGGAGACAGCCGACCTTTTTATGGCGCTGATTATGCACCTGCTCAAAGATGGAGGACGGGCTGGTGTGGTACTCCCTGATGGCTTCCTGTTCGGCGAAGGGGTTAAAACCCACATCAAGAAAGAGTTGCTGCATTCCTTCAACCTGCATACCATCATCCGTCTGCCCAAAGGGGTATTCAGCCCATATACCAATATTAAAACCAACATTTTGTTCTTCGAAAAAGGGACCCCTACCCAGGATGTGTGGTTCTTCGAGCACCCATATCCAGAAGGCTACAAGTCTTACTCCCGCACACGTCCTCTGACTAGGGCTGAGTTTGATCGGGAAATAGAATGGTGGGGTGGAGCAGCCCGGGTAGACCGGCAGGAAAACGAATACGCATGGAAAGTTAGTGTCGATGACATTGTAGCACGCAATTATAACCTTGACATTAAAAATCCGCATGAAGTTGAGGTTACGCATGGTGATCCCACTGAACTGATGGCAGAATACCTCGAATTGACTCGTCAGGTGCAGGATGCACAACAAGCTCTTAAAGAGGAATTAATGGCTGCTCTAGGGGGCGGTCGCTGA
- the hsdR gene encoding EcoAI/FtnUII family type I restriction enzme subunit R, with protein MIDKKNLSEQDICNKFITPALQKAGWDLQEQIFAEYQITKGRVTVRGQLHARGSAKRADYVLFYKPGIPIAVIEAKDNTHTVGHGMQQAVGYAEALEVPFVFSSNGDGFLFRNTLASAAQMETELSLDEFPRPEQLWTWWNDERGLTATQNNLVTEDYYRDGSGKVPRYYQMLAINKTTEAIARGQNRILLVMATGTGKTMTAFQIIWRLWRAKAKKRILFLADRNILIDQTMTNDFKPFGSAMTKISKRQTDKSYEIYLSLYQAITGEDESKDIYKQFSRDFFDLIVVDECHRGSAAEDSNWREILEYFSSATQIGLTATPKETKEVSNIDYFGEPIYTYSLKQGIDDGFLAPYRVVRFDFDKDLTGWRPEAGMRDKYGNLIEERDYNQKDYDKTLVLEPRTQLVAKKITEYLRATNPYDKTIVFCEDIEHAERMRQALVNENADLVREDPRYIMRITGDSKEGKAELDNFIFPESKYPVIAVTSKLMTTGVDAQTCKVIVLDQRIQSMTEFKQIIGRGTRINEDHNKFYFTILDFKRATALFADPAFDGKPVQVYEPGVGDPPNPPEPEGDISKPEPEGDPKAVRKYVVRNVTIEVAAERVMYYDANNQPITESLKDYTLKTLNREFASLDDFLRRWNAADRKKTIIEELEGEGVFFEALNAELHLNLDPFDLICHLAWDQPPLTRQERAAKVKKRDPFTKYGAKARRVLEALLEKYADQGITTIEDVKVLQLDPFRDLGTPLEIVKAFGDKEAYEKALRELEDQLYKYTDSA; from the coding sequence ATGATTGATAAGAAAAACCTTTCTGAGCAGGACATCTGCAACAAATTCATCACCCCAGCCCTGCAGAAGGCTGGATGGGACCTGCAAGAACAGATCTTTGCTGAATACCAGATCACCAAAGGCCGGGTGACGGTGCGTGGGCAGCTGCATGCCCGGGGATCTGCCAAACGCGCCGATTACGTGCTGTTCTACAAGCCAGGTATTCCCATTGCTGTGATTGAAGCCAAAGACAACACCCACACGGTGGGGCACGGCATGCAACAAGCCGTTGGGTATGCAGAGGCCCTGGAAGTCCCCTTTGTCTTCAGCTCAAATGGTGATGGGTTCCTCTTCCGAAACACCTTGGCGTCCGCGGCGCAGATGGAAACGGAACTGTCTTTGGATGAGTTTCCCAGGCCCGAGCAGTTGTGGACTTGGTGGAACGATGAGCGCGGATTGACCGCAACACAAAACAACCTGGTGACTGAAGATTACTACCGGGACGGCAGTGGCAAAGTGCCACGCTACTACCAGATGCTGGCCATCAACAAAACCACCGAAGCCATTGCCCGCGGGCAAAACCGTATCCTTCTGGTCATGGCCACCGGCACCGGAAAGACCATGACGGCCTTTCAGATCATCTGGAGGCTCTGGCGTGCCAAAGCCAAGAAGCGCATCCTGTTTCTGGCAGACCGAAACATCCTGATCGACCAGACCATGACCAACGACTTCAAACCTTTTGGGTCGGCCATGACCAAGATCAGCAAAAGGCAAACGGACAAATCCTATGAAATCTACCTGTCGCTCTATCAGGCCATCACAGGTGAAGATGAGTCTAAAGACATTTACAAGCAGTTCAGCCGCGACTTTTTTGACTTGATTGTTGTTGATGAATGTCACCGTGGCAGTGCAGCGGAAGACTCCAACTGGCGGGAAATTCTTGAGTACTTTTCCTCTGCCACCCAGATTGGGCTGACAGCCACACCCAAAGAAACCAAAGAGGTGTCGAACATTGACTACTTTGGAGAGCCCATTTACACGTACTCGCTCAAGCAGGGCATCGACGACGGTTTCTTGGCCCCTTACAGGGTTGTGCGTTTCGATTTCGACAAAGACCTCACGGGATGGCGGCCAGAAGCAGGGATGCGCGACAAGTACGGCAACTTGATCGAAGAGCGCGACTACAACCAGAAGGACTACGACAAAACACTGGTGTTGGAGCCCCGCACCCAGTTGGTGGCCAAGAAAATCACAGAGTACCTCAGGGCCACCAACCCTTACGACAAGACCATCGTTTTCTGCGAAGACATTGAACACGCTGAACGCATGCGTCAAGCTCTCGTGAATGAAAATGCTGATCTGGTGCGCGAAGACCCCCGCTACATTATGCGCATCACAGGTGATTCAAAAGAAGGCAAAGCAGAGCTCGACAACTTTATTTTTCCAGAGAGCAAGTACCCCGTCATTGCCGTAACTTCCAAATTGATGACCACAGGGGTGGACGCACAAACCTGCAAAGTTATCGTGCTGGATCAACGCATCCAGTCCATGACCGAATTCAAGCAGATCATCGGACGCGGAACCCGCATCAATGAAGACCACAACAAGTTCTACTTCACGATTCTGGATTTTAAACGGGCCACCGCATTGTTCGCGGACCCAGCATTCGATGGGAAGCCAGTACAGGTCTACGAACCGGGGGTTGGAGATCCGCCCAATCCTCCAGAACCCGAAGGGGATATCTCCAAACCAGAACCTGAAGGTGATCCCAAAGCCGTCCGAAAGTACGTTGTTCGGAATGTAACGATAGAGGTCGCGGCTGAGCGCGTCATGTATTATGACGCCAACAACCAGCCCATTACCGAATCCCTCAAGGATTACACCTTGAAAACCCTCAACAGGGAATTTGCTTCCCTGGATGACTTTTTGCGGCGTTGGAATGCAGCGGATCGCAAAAAGACCATCATTGAAGAGTTGGAAGGTGAGGGTGTATTCTTTGAAGCCTTGAATGCCGAACTGCACCTGAACCTCGATCCGTTCGACCTGATCTGCCACCTGGCATGGGATCAACCCCCTCTGACAAGGCAGGAAAGGGCAGCCAAGGTCAAGAAACGTGATCCATTCACTAAGTATGGTGCTAAGGCGAGACGTGTGCTTGAAGCCCTCTTGGAGAAATACGCAGACCAAGGCATCACAACCATTGAAGATGTCAAAGTGCTCCAGCTCGACCCATTCCGTGATCTTGGAACCCCGCTGGAGATCGTGAAAGCCTTTGGAGACAAAGAGGCCTACGAAAAGGCCTTGCGTGAACTGGAAGATCAGTTGTATAAGTACACCGATAGCGCCTGA
- a CDS encoding phage terminase large subunit family protein: MSLWLPPEYQQQLESKLFRPRPVFDAQQLESFADWIPISGIRPEGPGGARFDLSTRPYLRDLYTEQRSNPRRRIVIMKAAQTGLTVRMLYRSAWWCADARKRVNTALLFPTKDAVSDLHSSRFRPMMLGSSKMMQLIGDGGVDQVGLVRMGVSNMRFRGMRSGVGLDSFPADVLEFDEVRLMDERAIPRAFVRVSESKIVSPEGLRGIIELNSTAGFPKRTIDMWFQRSTMNYWRTPCPSPHCKNHELGIIMPLRWPDCVGREGKRVYYCCPDCGTEIPDSWLLMQGWYQPENPGALWEGYQFSQILKGNGFLQELWAEYLSGDNLQEFYNSRLGIPWMDPDAVPVTKQVLESCIDDSGGYYYPEPQQVQGEWVSMGIDQRAGEKHVSIWKLGEGRTFDLVHLEVVEKSGHAAVMACKELALRFHAKIVVTDGEPSYDFAIDLSRELEGIVWLADYTNERPQRIEFLDERKKTTTKKVSGEVKTNLRVLLERYTFTDWALKQFQAKRVRLPLDFYALHQERTLGGVPQNWNVAEEYQLHMENYARASEPKYIRLKDEAPIFSGQYRRVYRMVGLDPHFAHSTVFAFAGLVYGGGDPTTFFLSGGDTGPGVDSNGIPDAMNIEALEKQAESLLANTCGMCKHWQHLQGTKGRCNNKHGEFFRAITQQDAPKCKYWSKKS, encoded by the coding sequence ATGAGTTTGTGGCTTCCCCCTGAGTACCAGCAGCAGCTGGAAAGCAAGCTGTTCCGGCCCAGGCCGGTGTTTGATGCACAGCAACTGGAGAGTTTTGCGGACTGGATTCCGATTTCTGGGATTCGCCCTGAGGGGCCTGGTGGGGCCCGGTTTGATTTGAGCACCCGGCCTTACTTGCGGGACCTGTACACCGAACAAAGAAGCAACCCCAGACGGCGCATTGTCATCATGAAAGCGGCACAGACAGGCTTGACGGTGCGCATGCTGTACCGCTCGGCCTGGTGGTGCGCGGACGCCCGGAAACGGGTGAACACCGCCTTGCTCTTTCCCACCAAGGACGCGGTTTCGGACCTGCACAGCTCACGCTTCCGCCCCATGATGCTGGGCTCCAGCAAGATGATGCAGCTGATTGGTGATGGTGGGGTGGACCAGGTGGGCCTGGTGCGCATGGGTGTGTCGAACATGCGCTTTCGCGGCATGCGCTCCGGGGTGGGCCTGGACTCCTTTCCCGCGGACGTGCTGGAGTTCGATGAGGTGCGCCTCATGGATGAGAGGGCCATCCCTCGGGCTTTTGTGCGTGTCTCAGAAAGCAAAATTGTCAGTCCTGAGGGTTTGCGGGGCATCATCGAGCTGAATTCAACTGCAGGGTTCCCCAAGCGCACCATTGACATGTGGTTCCAGCGGTCCACCATGAATTACTGGCGGACCCCCTGCCCTTCCCCACACTGCAAGAACCATGAACTGGGCATCATCATGCCGTTGCGCTGGCCGGACTGTGTGGGGAGGGAAGGCAAACGGGTGTATTACTGCTGCCCGGATTGCGGCACTGAAATCCCGGACAGTTGGCTGCTCATGCAGGGCTGGTATCAGCCAGAAAACCCCGGGGCCTTGTGGGAAGGCTACCAGTTCAGCCAGATCCTCAAGGGGAATGGTTTTCTGCAAGAGCTCTGGGCGGAATACCTGTCCGGCGACAACCTGCAAGAGTTCTACAACAGTCGATTGGGCATCCCCTGGATGGACCCAGACGCGGTGCCCGTCACCAAACAGGTGCTGGAAAGCTGCATTGATGACTCGGGCGGCTATTACTACCCTGAGCCTCAGCAGGTGCAAGGGGAATGGGTCTCGATGGGCATTGACCAGCGTGCAGGCGAAAAGCATGTGTCCATCTGGAAGCTGGGCGAAGGGCGCACCTTCGACCTGGTACACCTGGAAGTGGTGGAGAAGTCCGGGCATGCCGCGGTGATGGCCTGCAAAGAGCTGGCCCTGAGGTTCCACGCCAAAATTGTGGTCACAGACGGTGAGCCGTCTTATGACTTTGCAATTGACCTGTCCAGGGAACTGGAGGGCATCGTGTGGCTGGCAGACTACACCAACGAGCGGCCCCAACGCATCGAGTTCCTGGATGAACGCAAGAAAACCACCACCAAGAAGGTGTCCGGGGAAGTCAAAACCAACCTGCGGGTGCTGCTGGAACGGTACACCTTCACCGACTGGGCCCTGAAGCAATTCCAGGCGAAACGGGTGCGCTTGCCGCTGGACTTCTATGCCCTGCACCAGGAACGCACCCTGGGCGGCGTGCCTCAAAACTGGAATGTGGCAGAAGAGTACCAGCTGCACATGGAGAATTACGCCCGGGCCAGTGAGCCGAAATACATCCGGCTCAAGGATGAAGCCCCGATCTTCTCCGGCCAGTACAGGCGCGTTTACCGCATGGTGGGGCTGGATCCCCACTTTGCCCACAGCACCGTGTTTGCTTTTGCAGGCCTGGTGTATGGCGGTGGTGATCCCACCACCTTCTTCCTGAGTGGAGGTGACACGGGTCCTGGCGTGGACAGCAACGGCATTCCAGATGCCATGAACATTGAGGCCTTGGAGAAGCAGGCTGAATCCCTCTTGGCGAACACATGCGGGATGTGCAAGCACTGGCAGCACCTGCAGGGCACCAAGGGGCGCTGCAACAACAAGCACGGTGAATTCTTCCGGGCCATCACCCAACAGGATGCACCGAAATGCAAATACTGGAGCAAGAAAAGCTGA
- a CDS encoding RNA polymerase sigma factor: protein MNNPHVLDLQYLHATYGSKVLTLATLLVGDKQVAEELMVNTFVEVHQKWHTFDPQQQDIQTFILQVTHRLCLKYLSQQRERPTLQVKWDAKQGRFVKNPS, encoded by the coding sequence ATGAACAACCCTCATGTCCTGGATTTGCAGTACCTTCACGCAACATATGGCAGTAAGGTGTTGACTCTGGCAACCCTGCTGGTGGGTGACAAACAGGTCGCAGAAGAACTGATGGTGAACACCTTTGTGGAGGTCCATCAGAAGTGGCACACCTTTGATCCACAGCAACAAGACATTCAGACGTTCATTCTGCAAGTGACACACCGGCTTTGCTTAAAGTACCTGTCCCAGCAACGGGAACGCCCCACCCTGCAGGTGAAATGGGATGCGAAACAAGGGCGGTTTGTTAAGAACCCTTCTTAA
- a CDS encoding tyrosine-type recombinase/integrase: protein MSRGGYRAESFPWGAVKPERRKEKVREMVLAADHDGLWALLKHHLTTWGKAGAHTSTNTLRTYRTGLNMFLDYLTRTGLEGEDLLEVLLSPSEDLGAEYLRHLERSGSSPSTVNARRASATAFYRALKWAGASEANPFLDVPAVKDNTPKHEKRQPYTDEDVKKMLDAATEEEKIIIGLGAYAGLRIHEIAKLTWGDVDLDRKQIRVDGKGGKVARVPIPAGLRALLEAAPKGQGEGVRVVAWERPNTIRDHIKAVCKRAKVKYRGVHSLRHYAGTYLYRQTKNLDMVARVLRHSNIETSRVYAKYGEDMYQDVLDAWK from the coding sequence ATGAGCAGAGGCGGTTACAGAGCAGAAAGTTTCCCTTGGGGCGCCGTGAAGCCAGAGCGCCGCAAAGAAAAGGTGCGTGAGATGGTACTGGCCGCAGACCACGATGGTTTGTGGGCCCTGCTGAAGCATCACCTCACCACATGGGGAAAAGCCGGTGCCCACACCAGCACCAACACCCTCAGAACGTACAGGACGGGCCTGAACATGTTCCTGGATTACCTCACCCGCACTGGCCTGGAAGGTGAAGACTTGCTGGAGGTGCTGTTGTCTCCCAGTGAGGACTTGGGAGCGGAATACCTCAGGCACCTGGAACGATCAGGGAGCAGCCCCAGCACGGTGAATGCACGCCGGGCATCTGCAACTGCTTTCTACCGGGCCCTCAAGTGGGCCGGGGCCAGCGAAGCAAACCCCTTCCTGGATGTGCCAGCCGTCAAGGACAACACCCCCAAGCACGAAAAACGACAGCCTTACACGGATGAAGACGTGAAAAAGATGCTGGACGCTGCCACCGAAGAGGAAAAGATCATCATTGGTCTCGGGGCATATGCAGGCTTGCGGATCCACGAAATTGCAAAGCTCACATGGGGAGATGTGGACCTGGACCGCAAGCAAATCCGGGTGGACGGCAAAGGCGGCAAAGTGGCCCGGGTCCCCATCCCCGCAGGCCTCCGGGCCCTCCTGGAAGCCGCCCCCAAAGGCCAAGGTGAGGGTGTGCGCGTTGTGGCATGGGAACGCCCGAACACCATCCGGGACCACATCAAAGCGGTGTGCAAAAGGGCCAAGGTGAAGTACCGCGGGGTGCATTCCCTCAGGCATTACGCCGGCACCTACCTGTACCGGCAAACCAAGAACCTGGACATGGTTGCACGGGTGCTCAGGCACAGCAACATTGAGACCAGCCGGGTTTATGCAAAGTACGGCGAGGACATGTACCAGGATGTGCTGGACGCCTGGAAGTGA